The Paenibacillus swuensis genome contains the following window.
TCCATGCGCTGCGAAACGTTACATCTTGGTTGACGCCAAACTTCTGATCCAACGGAGCGGCAGAGGCGCCCTCCTCCATGCCGGGTTCGTACCAGAGCAAGTCCAGCGCATCGCCTGATGCCATCCCCTTCATGTAGGAAGAATACAGCGGATTATTAAATCGTTTTGCCAAATAAAACAGATGAGACCCTTTGGATTTGGCAGAATCCGCATCGCCGTAATTAAAGCTGTAGCGCGGTCCCGACAGATAGACAGGAAAAGCTCCCGTAATCGGAAACCCGTTCAGCTCCGAAATCCCGTAATCCGAGCCCAGAGCGTTTTGTAAGCCGGCCATATAGGAGACGGCATACCTTGTCGCGTAGCTCCAGTAGGTTACACCTTCCGCGTAGGAACCGTCGGTTCGATATCCCTGCATTCCGTTCTGAATGTTGTCAAAAGCATACTTTAGAATCTCCTCGGCAAGCTCGGGTTGTTCATCAGCAACCGCAAGCGCCCCGAGGGAAATGCCCCCGTTCACGACCAGACTCCAGTTATTGGTGGTGTTCAGCCAGAACCATTGATTCGCGGGGCCGATCTTTTCCCCTTTGTACGTAGGCAGCGCCGTATTGAGGCCTTTCTGAACAATGGCGCCCGAGATTACGGCCTTCTGTTCGGGAGACCAAGCGCTATAGAACCAATCATATCCGATGGCAAAAGCATGCGTCATCTCCGCCGTATCCAGGTAATGCGCCGGATTCCAGTCTTTAAAGCCCGCGGCGGCGTTTAGCTCCGCCCAAGCTCTGGCGGCGTACTTGGGATCGCCGTCCAATTGATGCAGCATCCCGAGCGTGTAGATCCGGCTCAACACTTTGCGGCTGACTTCCAGCAGCCGCACGCCGTCCGGCAGCTCATACTTGGATGGCGCCTGGGTCAGAATCTCTTCGCCTTTCCCCTTCAAGTTGCTGTACCATTGAGCCGATAGCGAGTCCGTTGCGATCTTCGTTTTTACGGCGGCGAAGTCCTCGGCACTCGCAAGAATTCTCGGATGTCCTGTCTTTAACGTGCTTAACAAACTTTCCGGAACCGGAATGCGGGAGACCGGAAGTTCGGCCGAAGCCGCAGCCGTTTCGCCCGTGCCCGCAGCAGAAACCTTTACTGCGGGTAGGGACGGGTTGAATACGTTAACCATAGAAACTATCATGATTCCCAACAACGTTCTTTTGACCGTATGAATCACACCACCACTGCCTTCCTATTTATGAGTTTTCAACTTGACTGTGAAGCTCTTGCCTTGCGCATTCTTCACATCGACGGTGATCTGTACGGAGTCCTTCATCACCTTTACCTGCACACCCGCTCCGGCTTCAATCAGCTTCGCGTTCTTCGTCGTGTATTCGATAACCAGTTGTTCTTGCTTCTGTGTAGGATCCGACAGGGCAATCTCCGTTTCCTTGCCGGTTTCCTTCAGCATGACAGAGGAAGGGGTCAGACTCTTGACTCCTTCGACTGCGCGGCTTCCTTCTTTCCAGAAATGGACACCAAGCAAGCCTTGCTTGGTGTCTTTCACAGCCTGAAGCTCGGAGGAGTTCTCCAGCACGGTAATTTCAGGCTTGGCGCTGTACGCTTTCACTTGCTCGGATGTCATGTTCGGGAGCAGGACATAAGCGTAGGCGGCTTGCTCCGGCTGTACCCCGTGATTAAACCACAGCGTCATATAGTTGCGGGTAAACGGTGTTCTTCCCAAAATACGTCCGTCAATATCGCTCCAACTGCCTGTTCTTGATTCTCTAAGCGTATGAAGGGTTGCTGCCTGTGGGAAATAATATCCGATATCGGCCCCCGGAACACTCCCTTGCAGATGCGCCCACTTCACATTGTTCAGCTCTTCTTTAGCGCCAAGTCCGCTTTCCTTCCGCACCCCGTCAACTGTAAGCACATTGTCTCCTGCTGTATTCAGCTTGCGGTTCTCCACAATCGTTTCCACCGTTCGTCCTTCCGGTGCGGATATACCCGCTCCCAAAGCGACAATCTCGTTATCCAGGAGAAACCAGGCTTTCTTGGCGGTCATCACAGGTTCCATTACAGGAGTGAGGCTCGTTGCAACACCATTTACATAATGGTTTTCCAACTTGATGTCCACTTTCTGTATATTGCTTCGCCACACGAACATTTTGCCAATATCATTAATCTCAGACGCCCCGGTTCTATAGCTGTAATTGTTCGTAATCTTCGTCTCCGCGCCCGATTCATCGGTGATCCATACGTCATACTTCTGTGTTTGCGTGTTGGATACCATCCGAACGTGATACGTCTTTCCTTTCTCGTAAGGAATTTTAACCGTTGCTTCGTAGTTCGCGCCGTTTCTTACATCGAACGTCCCTTGCTGTGACATCCGAATCAGCATATTAGACTTGGCCAGTTCCGCTACCGGGTTCGAGGAATCCACATAACCGACAATGGCGTTGTTCTGGGGATCATTCCTGTCGAAAAGCGGGGTTACATCGAATTCGGCCGTTACTTCCCCGGTGTTCTCGCCAAGACTGTAAATTCGGTCACTTAACAGATTGCCGAAGTCCTGTAAGTCCATAGCCACGGCACTGTATTCCTTGTTAATCTGGACGCCGCCCACATGAGATTTCGGACTCAAGAATCCGTTCCCAAGCGCATCGGCTCGCTTCACGGTATCCACCGTCGTTCCCGGAAGTCTGTAAGGATTAACTGTAGGCCAGAACCCGTCGCTGAACTGAGACAAATCGTTATTATACAAGTAGCTCATGCCGTGAGCCGTATACCAACCTTTCAAATTCTCAATGTTTATGGTTTCATGCGTACCGATCCGGTTGGAGAACATACTGATGCCGAGCGCATACCCAGGACGGTAATGCGTAACTCTGTCCATAGCGGAGAACACCTTCGTTCCTACGGGTTCTTTCATGGGTAAGATTGCGCTGTCCTTCAGAATTCGATCCGCCAGTACAATCATCTCCACGGAGGAACTGGAATTGAATTTCTTATACGTGTCCTGTTCGATCCAATACTTCGCCATGGACCGGAACGCCGCCGCCTCGTCCTGCGGAGCAATCTGCGACAAACGAAGCACCGCGCGAATGACGCTGTGACCCGACTCATGGTCTTGATTGTAGTCACGCGAGATCTCCCTGCCCCGCACCATATCCATCATCGCTCCCTTGTACATCAGAGGCATGAAGGAATCGTGAACCCACCGAAACATATTAGCGGCTTTCGGATCGGTAACTTGCCATGGGGAATCACTTAACAGATAGACGAAGTTACCGACGTCCCGAAGAAGACTTACACCGTATCCGCCTGTGTAGGCATATTTCTCATGCTGGATGAATGAACCGTCTTCGTAGAAACCGTCAAGGTGCGTGACATAATCGAATACGGGACTGATCTGGTCCCTGGCTTGTGCCACCTTGGCCTCGTTCTTGCCCAAGATGCCTCTTAACGCGATAGCTGTGCATCTCCATGTTTTATTAGCACCCCAGTATTCCAATGAGGTGCCGTCCGCGGTAGGCGTAAACTTGTCAATCGGTGCCAAATACTTATGAATGCTGGCTTCATCCAGTTCATCGTACATCAGAACCAAGATGTCGTTTAACGCTACGGGGATACCGATATCCCACGGATACCAGTTGCCGAATTTCGTGCTGTTCTCGTTATACCGATGCTTATAGAGCCATTCCAGAGCGGCCAGAATTTCACTTTTTGTAGTTGGATCCTCGTACAAAGCAGACCCCTTGGTGGCATAGGCCAAAGCCATGGAGCGCAGGCGGCTGTAGTTCGTTGTAATGTGATCCGAGTTGGAAGTCCCCGGTATATCGGACCATAACACCGTTCGGGCATCGCCTTGGGCCATCGAGCTTCGGAATGACTGGGCTAACTCGGTGATGGAGCGAATCCGCTCCGCAATATCGGGATGCGCAGGGTCATAAGCTTCTCCCCCTGTCAGCATTTCCTTCCATTTCCCGCGCAGGCTGTCCCAGGTCTCCTCCGTAATTGCGGTCGCGGTCGCAGTTGCGTCCGTTGTTGAGGTTAACGCTGATGGGACACTTTCGGATCCAGTTGCCAACACCAAACCATTCAAGGGCACAACACCAACCATAATTGTTGACACCATCAGTGCCGTTAACATCTTCACTTTGGCCTCAATTTTTCGCGTATACAATGTCATTACAATCTC
Protein-coding sequences here:
- a CDS encoding polysaccharide lyase 8 family protein, with product MTLYTRKIEAKVKMLTALMVSTIMVGVVPLNGLVLATGSESVPSALTSTTDATATATAITEETWDSLRGKWKEMLTGGEAYDPAHPDIAERIRSITELAQSFRSSMAQGDARTVLWSDIPGTSNSDHITTNYSRLRSMALAYATKGSALYEDPTTKSEILAALEWLYKHRYNENSTKFGNWYPWDIGIPVALNDILVLMYDELDEASIHKYLAPIDKFTPTADGTSLEYWGANKTWRCTAIALRGILGKNEAKVAQARDQISPVFDYVTHLDGFYEDGSFIQHEKYAYTGGYGVSLLRDVGNFVYLLSDSPWQVTDPKAANMFRWVHDSFMPLMYKGAMMDMVRGREISRDYNQDHESGHSVIRAVLRLSQIAPQDEAAAFRSMAKYWIEQDTYKKFNSSSSVEMIVLADRILKDSAILPMKEPVGTKVFSAMDRVTHYRPGYALGISMFSNRIGTHETINIENLKGWYTAHGMSYLYNNDLSQFSDGFWPTVNPYRLPGTTVDTVKRADALGNGFLSPKSHVGGVQINKEYSAVAMDLQDFGNLLSDRIYSLGENTGEVTAEFDVTPLFDRNDPQNNAIVGYVDSSNPVAELAKSNMLIRMSQQGTFDVRNGANYEATVKIPYEKGKTYHVRMVSNTQTQKYDVWITDESGAETKITNNYSYRTGASEINDIGKMFVWRSNIQKVDIKLENHYVNGVATSLTPVMEPVMTAKKAWFLLDNEIVALGAGISAPEGRTVETIVENRKLNTAGDNVLTVDGVRKESGLGAKEELNNVKWAHLQGSVPGADIGYYFPQAATLHTLRESRTGSWSDIDGRILGRTPFTRNYMTLWFNHGVQPEQAAYAYVLLPNMTSEQVKAYSAKPEITVLENSSELQAVKDTKQGLLGVHFWKEGSRAVEGVKSLTPSSVMLKETGKETEIALSDPTQKQEQLVIEYTTKNAKLIEAGAGVQVKVMKDSVQITVDVKNAQGKSFTVKLKTHK